Proteins encoded by one window of Mercenaria mercenaria strain notata chromosome 4, MADL_Memer_1, whole genome shotgun sequence:
- the LOC123553417 gene encoding uncharacterized protein LOC123553417, translated as MDEDTIRWILSDTSVDPLSNVPVSAVVFMLYYGLELKHFLLNISEDIVENYNPELRDYKSTSLYLAGSAAQGFYLNTNDFFDARDVDIVSILKKDVRNQCEFDKKQINEVKTEERNEEENARQCKGTLKENTTIESPPFYLNVETWEDTYPGYVMLRKCRKDELPVQMSLSHRYVSSAETARSRTEYWDEMQTVLADIFRSGIDEEWGSETLVFEDVESQGPAASSTFTNIFLDVQLNADLVFALPYPGWPEIAREWQNRQAKSGWPSLELKQNILASGCLIVPKGQKGSRVEEYEWRISFSLAELKLARSLSRVQREIVHILKAFISDRHETGFTGIEAKLDSYFIINLLFTESENTNANEWTENNIANLLFRVLDRLEDSIRSKNLPHYFIPNNNLLHKLTFQSVKLGKGEFTMGYFDEMMDVDEYIDFALYTVMRVRYDPLNQVLLQNKYVQLSGAIRKAVFEPLIMQAKSSSKVEGKMYLTTVLRLAKAHFFQLRFREAYLYIEDTLKFYMALGQPKLTDNERRELEILRAVCAYLVGDYDTAKNLFEEIEKTLQTTKDTYLEENKYIYSAFFARTLLSLSQNTAGKENKILLSKTEMLLLGIADVNSSDVPTNIYLELVNYLMNLGRYEEADTILNNIRDSLGVEGTTEIFEESIDDKQEPGYTPTQTNCNSEEELEHDMLEDSTQTGTSGLDADEVICKSNDEAIAMDTCSKNTEEIIYKREPCTESKVNTDLDAENACSLEQKDEHLQESMQTESEEDTVRLLIDRHVNQDLLNQYALFQAFKKLGLQDNAEKVFQKLNKKLLQRQNENPDVTMEALDHDYMLYMSYRNEETLQDDWETPLCIFKERVVFCTADEYILDDILKSVVKDFGVIRITGQDLYFHYRIQLLKHNGKLSEAMHLIEHIQDQDLAVNHYNSLGEREKAEDAAFYARLDRDGGGRSVAKTLKQWIEKLFEAARKYELRNVYLDSVFT; from the coding sequence ATGGACGAAGACACGATCCGGTGGATACTGTCAGACACATCAGTAGATCCACTGTCAAACGTCCCCGTATCAGCTGTCGTATTTATGCTTTACTACGGTCTGGAGCTTAAACATTTTCTGTTGAATATATCAGAAGATATTGTAGAAAATTATAATCCAGAACTTCGAGATTACAAAAGCACATCTTTATATCTTGCTGGGAGTGCAGCACAAGGTTTTTATCTTAATACGAACGACTTCTTCGATGCAAGAGATGTTGATATAGTTTCTATACTGAAAAAGGATGTTCGAAATCAGTGCGAGTTTGACAAAAAGCAGATCAATGAAGTGAAAACCGAAGAACGAAATGAAGAGGAGAATGCTAGGCAATGCAAGGGCACCTTAAAGGAAAATACTACCATTGAATCACCACCATTTTATCTTAATGTAGAGACATGGGAAGATACTTATCCTGGCTATGTGATGTTGAGAAAGTGTAGGAAAGATGAACTGCCGGTACAGATGTCTTTGTCACATCGTTATGTAAGCAGTGCGGAAACAGCACGATCAAGAACTGAATACTGGGACGAAATGCAAACAGTTCTAGCGGATATTTTCCGATCAGGTATTGATGAAGAATGGGGTTCAGAAACCCTTGTTTTTGAGGACGTCGAATCACAGGGTCCAGCCGCAAGTTCgacatttacaaacatatttctAGACGTTCAGCTGAATGCTGATTTAGTGTTTGCTCTACCGTATCCGGGGTGGCCTGAAATTGCAAGAGAATGGCAAAACCGGCAGGCGAAAAGTGGATGGCCAAGCTTAGAGCTGAAGCAAAATATTCTAGCATCTGGATGCCTTATTGTACCGAAGGGACAAAAAGGTAGCAGAGTAGAAGAATATGAATGGAGAATATCATTTTCTCTTGCTGAACTCAAATTAGCAAGATCACTCAGTCGTGTGCAAAGGGAAATAGTACATATTCTCAAAGCTTTTATATCTGACAGACATGAGACGGGATTTACAGGTATTGAAGCAAAACTCGACTCGTACTTTATTATTAACTTGCTTTTCACTGAGAGTGAAAATACGAACGCAAATGAGTGGACAGAAAATAATATCGCGAATCTACTATTTCGTGTACTTGACAGACTGGAAGATAGTATCAGGAGTAAAAATCTTCCtcattattttattccaaataataATCTCCTTCATAAACTAACTTTTCAATCTGTCAAGCTTGGTAAAGGGGAGTTTACGATGGGATACTTCGATGAAATGATGGACGTGGACGAATATATTGACTTCGCACTGTACACAGTCATGAGAGTACGGTATGATCCTTTGAACCAAGTGCttctacaaaataaatatgtacaaCTTTCTGGGGCTATTCGCAAAGCAGTGTTTGAGCCGTTGATTATGCAAGCCAAATCTTCGTCTAAGGTTGAAGGAAAGATGTATCTTACGACAGTTTTGAGACTAGCGAAGGCTCATTTCTTCCAGTTAAGGTTCAGAGAAGCTTATCTGTATATTGAAGACACGCTAAAATTCTACATGGCTCTCGGACAACCAAAATTAACGGACAACGAAAGGCGAGAATTAGAGATATTGAGAGCAGTGTGTGCATATCTCGTGGGTGATTATGATACTGCAAAGAATTTGTTTGAAGAAATAGAAAAGACGCTTCAGACTACAAAAGACACCTACTTAGAAGAAAACAAATACATCTATTCCGCATTTTTCGCACGCACGCTATTATCATTATCTCAAAACACTGctggtaaagaaaataaaatattgctgTCGAAAACAGAAATGTTGTTACTCGGAATTGCTGATGTAAACAGTAGCGATGTTCCAACGAATATTTATTTAGAACTGGTGAATTACCTCATGAATCTTGGTCGGTATGAAGAAGCAGATACAATATTGAATAACATAAGAGATTCTCTAGGAGTTGAGGGCACGACAGAAATCTTTGAAGAGAGCATTGATGACAAACAAGAACCTGGTTACACACCGACACAGACTAACTGTAACTCGGAAGAAGAACTTGAACATGACATGCTCGAGGATTCGACACAAACAGGTACTTCAGGTTTGGATGCAGATGAAGTTATTTGCAAATCAAACGACGAAGCCATTGCAATGGATACATGCAGTAAAAATACTGaagaaatcatttataaaagagAACCATGTACAGAAAGTAAGGTGAATACAGATTTAGACGCAGAAAATGCGTGCTCATTGGAGCAAAAAGATGAACATTTACAAGAAAGTATGCAAACGGAGTCTGAAGAAGACACTGTTCGACTACTGATCGATAGGCATGTCAATCAAGATTTGTTAAATCAGTATGCACTTTTTCAGGCCTTTAAGAAATTAGGGTTACAAGACAATGCTGAAAAGGTTTTTCAAAAGCTAAATAAGAAGCTGCTtcaaagacaaaatgaaaatccAGATGTTACAATGGAAGCCTTAGATCACGATTACATGCTTTATATGTCATATAGAAATGAAGAAACTTTACAAGATGATTGGGAAACTCCACTCTGCATATTTAAAGAGCGGGTAGTATTCTGTACAGCAGATGAATATATTCTGGATGATATCTTAAAATCTGTTGTAAAAGACTTTGGAGTCATTAGAATTACTGGTCAAGATCTTTACTTTCATTATCGTATTCAGCTTCTCAAACATAATGGCAAACTATCAGAGGCAATGCATCTGATAGAACATATTCAAGACCAAGACCTTGCAGTTAATCACTATAACAGTTTAGGAGAAAGAGAAAAGGCTGAGGATGCCGCTTTTTATGCTAGATTGGACCGAGATGGCGGAGGAAGGTCTGTTGCCAAAACTTTAAAGCAGTGGATTGAAAAGTTGTTCGAAGCAGCTAGAAAATATGAACTAAGAAATGTGTATCTCGACTCGGTGTTTACCTGA